The following are encoded in a window of Ensifer adhaerens genomic DNA:
- a CDS encoding N-acetylmuramoyl-L-alanine amidase produces MVRGDHTIADNVSTADDDYAAHTRGCNTGSIGVSLACMAGAIESPSHAGKYPMTETQWHCAMDVIAHLAEFYKIPVTSKTILSHAEVQTNLGIKQAGK; encoded by the coding sequence GTGGTCCGCGGTGATCACACGATCGCCGACAACGTGAGCACTGCCGATGACGACTACGCCGCCCATACGCGGGGCTGCAACACCGGTTCGATCGGCGTCTCGCTGGCCTGCATGGCCGGCGCGATCGAAAGTCCATCCCATGCGGGCAAATATCCCATGACGGAAACGCAGTGGCATTGCGCCATGGACGTCATCGCGCACCTGGCCGAGTTCTACAAAATCCCGGTCACCTCGAAGACGATCCTTTCCCATGCCGAGGTTCAAACGAATCTGGGCATCAAACAGGCCGGGAAGTAG
- a CDS encoding IS3 family transposase (programmed frameshift) gives MSKSNFSEEFKRDAVRQITERGYPVAEVSQRLGVSQHSLYEWKKKFAASNAKGNDETEEIRRLKKELARVTEERDIPKKSGRVFRQGCKVKYAFIALHRLQFSVRTMCRLLRVHPSGFYTWLKNPLSRRANEDKRQTDLLLKAWEESGKVYGYRKLHDDLLDQGEICCPNRVARLTRLAGIKAQIGYKRRPGIYGGRPAVAIDNTLDRQFDVAAPDKAWVTDITYIRTCEGFAYLAVVIDLYSRRVIGWAMQSRQTTDVVLQALLMAVWRRKPKDKVLIHSDQGSQFTSMDWASFLRHHNLVHSMSRRGNCHDNAVAESFFNLLKRERIRRRVYRSRDEARQDVFDYIEMFYNPKRKHVRNGMLSPVEFEKQQKI, from the exons ATGAGCAAATCGAATTTCAGCGAAGAGTTTAAGCGTGACGCGGTGCGCCAGATCACGGAGCGAGGCTATCCGGTTGCTGAGGTTTCGCAGCGTCTCGGCGTCAGCCAGCATTCGCTCTACGAATGGAAGAAGAAGTTTGCTGCGTCGAACGCCAAGGGCAACGACGAGACCGAGGAGATCAGGCGGCTAAAGAAGGAACTGGCTCGCGTTACCGAGGAGCGAGATATCC CTAAAAAAAGCGGCCGCGTATTTCGCCAGGGATGCAAAGTGAAGTACGCGTTCATTGCTCTGCATCGCTTGCAGTTTTCGGTGCGGACGATGTGCCGCCTTCTGCGGGTTCATCCCAGTGGATTTTACACCTGGCTGAAGAACCCGCTGAGCAGGCGAGCCAACGAGGACAAACGACAGACCGATCTGCTCCTGAAGGCATGGGAAGAGAGCGGGAAGGTCTACGGTTATCGCAAGCTGCACGACGACCTTCTCGATCAGGGCGAGATATGCTGCCCGAACCGGGTTGCGCGTCTGACCCGTCTCGCCGGGATCAAGGCGCAGATTGGCTACAAACGCCGTCCCGGCATCTATGGCGGCAGGCCTGCCGTCGCTATCGACAACACGCTCGACCGGCAGTTTGACGTAGCGGCTCCGGACAAGGCCTGGGTCACGGACATCACCTATATCCGGACCTGCGAAGGTTTTGCTTATTTGGCCGTCGTCATCGACCTCTATTCCCGCCGGGTCATCGGCTGGGCGATGCAGAGCCGCCAAACCACGGACGTCGTATTGCAGGCTCTGCTCATGGCGGTGTGGCGACGCAAACCGAAGGACAAAGTGCTGATCCACTCCGATCAGGGCTCGCAATTCACCAGCATGGACTGGGCCTCGTTCCTCAGGCACCACAATCTGGTTCACTCGATGAGCCGACGCGGCAACTGCCATGACAATGCGGTGGCCGAGAGCTTCTTCAATCTTCTGAAGCGAGAGAGGATACGTCGCAGGGTCTACCGTTCACGCGATGAAGCTCGCCAGGACGTGTTCGACTACATCGAAATGTTCTACAACCCGAAACGCAAACACGTCAGGAACGGGATGCTGTCACCCGTCGAGTTCGAGAAGCAGCAGAAAATCTAA
- a CDS encoding helix-hairpin-helix domain-containing protein → MTTKLSDLRLRNPKLLGELKRRGFETVDDMKHVPTTDALRMKGMGAKSWQKICDALGRDPAKT, encoded by the coding sequence ATGACCACGAAGCTTTCAGACTTGAGGCTGAGAAACCCAAAGCTCCTCGGCGAGCTCAAACGACGGGGGTTTGAGACCGTCGATGACATGAAGCACGTTCCCACGACGGACGCGTTGCGGATGAAGGGAATGGGCGCAAAATCGTGGCAGAAAATCTGTGATGCATTGGGCAGAGACCCTGCAAAGACGTGA
- a CDS encoding TRAP transporter small permease subunit — protein MLNSPTIWAHETTVFLCGVAFIFGGLYCTARNTHIRVVLLYDHFSPRARRIADIVISLVSALASGFFAFAAYHMVERAVVTPSGEVRLETTGSAWSPPTPALIKIFILLVMILLVVQFLILAVNYAKRASKD, from the coding sequence GTGTTGAACAGCCCGACGATCTGGGCACATGAGACGACGGTATTCCTTTGCGGCGTCGCTTTCATCTTCGGCGGCCTCTATTGCACCGCCCGCAACACCCATATCCGCGTCGTTCTGCTCTATGATCATTTCTCTCCCCGCGCGCGCCGGATCGCCGACATCGTCATCTCCCTTGTTAGCGCCCTTGCCAGCGGCTTCTTCGCCTTTGCCGCCTATCACATGGTCGAACGGGCCGTGGTCACTCCTTCCGGCGAGGTCCGCCTGGAGACGACCGGTAGTGCCTGGAGCCCGCCGACGCCGGCCCTGATCAAGATCTTTATCCTCTTGGTTATGATCCTGCTCGTCGTTCAGTTTCTGATTCTTGCCGTCAACTACGCCAAGCGAGCTTCAAAGGACTGA